A genomic region of Dickeya solani IPO 2222 contains the following coding sequences:
- a CDS encoding MFS transporter — translation MSTLSYSDDSVRTGKPLIFAMAAASGVAVANIYYNQPMLGLMTASFPGSGATSMIPTATQLGYALGLLMLVPLGDKFERRRLIVWQFLLLALASVLAALAPSAPVLLAASVLIGVGATVAQQIVPVAATVAGEGQRGAVVGTVMSGLLSGILLSRTLAGLVADAAGWRAMFWLSVPLALAGAALMGRMLPALPPSSALSWRSLMRSLLTLWRAEPALRRATWIQGALFASFSAFWSILALYLASGSHPLGAAAAGLFGVIGVAGINAAPVAGRLADRIGSRPVILLGALLTLLAWGVFGLWGAVAGLIVGVILLDLGVQSALIAHQHVIYGLQPTARGRINTLFMGGMFLGGALGSSGAMAAWQAGGWMPVTLFAGGVTLLALVAASRR, via the coding sequence ATGAGCACGTTATCTTACAGCGATGACAGCGTACGGACGGGTAAACCGCTGATTTTTGCCATGGCGGCCGCCAGCGGTGTGGCGGTCGCCAATATCTATTACAACCAGCCGATGCTCGGCCTGATGACCGCCAGCTTTCCCGGCAGCGGCGCGACATCCATGATCCCCACCGCCACCCAGCTCGGCTATGCGCTGGGGTTGCTGATGCTGGTGCCGCTGGGCGACAAGTTCGAGCGGCGGCGACTGATCGTCTGGCAATTTTTGTTGCTGGCGCTGGCCTCGGTGCTGGCGGCGCTGGCACCGTCGGCCCCGGTGCTGCTGGCGGCGTCGGTATTGATTGGCGTCGGCGCGACGGTAGCGCAGCAAATTGTGCCGGTAGCGGCGACGGTGGCGGGCGAAGGTCAGCGCGGCGCGGTGGTCGGCACCGTGATGAGTGGGCTGCTGAGCGGCATTCTGCTCAGCCGGACGTTGGCCGGACTGGTGGCGGACGCCGCCGGCTGGCGCGCCATGTTCTGGCTGAGCGTGCCGCTGGCGTTGGCGGGCGCGGCGCTGATGGGGCGCATGCTGCCTGCGTTGCCGCCGTCATCGGCGCTGTCCTGGCGTTCACTGATGCGTTCGCTGCTGACGCTGTGGCGCGCGGAACCGGCACTGCGTCGCGCCACCTGGATTCAGGGCGCGCTGTTCGCGTCGTTTAGCGCATTCTGGAGCATTTTGGCGTTGTACCTCGCCAGCGGCAGCCATCCTCTGGGGGCGGCGGCGGCCGGTCTGTTCGGCGTGATTGGCGTGGCGGGCATTAACGCCGCGCCGGTGGCTGGACGCCTGGCGGATCGCATCGGTAGCCGACCGGTGATTCTGCTGGGTGCCTTGCTGACGTTGCTGGCGTGGGGTGTGTTCGGCCTGTGGGGCGCGGTAGCGGGCCTGATTGTCGGGGTGATACTGCTGGATCTTGGGGTGCAGAGCGCGTTGATCGCTCACCAGCATGTGATTTACGGCTTGCAGCCGACGGCGCGCGGCCGCATCAATACGCTGTTCATGGGCGGGATGTTCCTCGGCGGGGCGCTGGGTTCCAGCGGTGCGATGGCGGCCTGGCAGGCGGGCGGCTGGATGCCGGTAACGCTGTTTGCCGGCGGCGTGACGCTGCTGGCGCTGGTGGCGGCCAGTCGTCGGTAA
- a CDS encoding LysR family transcriptional regulator: MDRLATLETFICVYECGSFSAASRRLGIGQPAISKAIMQLEQQLAVKLLLRSTRGLTPTEAGQRFYEQVAPALQQLHEAQDGVRGGNGELSGYLRVSAPVTFARLHVLPRLHVFMSQHPQLKVDIILDDRPVDLIAEGIDVALRLGEMKDSRLTARKIGSAPMRLLATPAYFAARGTPASPEALENHDAVIYLQADAPGNWLFRRDDRQCLVTLSGRIRTSAAEGVREAVLAGNGLTVASAWMFAPELTSGAVTTALTDWHIGVMDLWAVYPGGRLTSARARAFTEFVLCHLPVPA; encoded by the coding sequence ATGGATCGTCTGGCAACGCTGGAAACGTTTATCTGTGTTTATGAGTGCGGCTCCTTTTCCGCTGCGTCGCGCCGTCTGGGCATCGGGCAGCCGGCTATCTCTAAAGCCATCATGCAGCTTGAACAACAGCTGGCGGTCAAACTGTTGCTGCGCTCCACCCGCGGGTTGACGCCCACCGAAGCCGGGCAGCGGTTTTACGAGCAGGTTGCCCCGGCGTTGCAACAGTTGCACGAGGCGCAGGACGGGGTGCGCGGCGGCAACGGCGAGCTGAGCGGTTATTTGCGGGTATCGGCGCCGGTGACCTTCGCCCGACTGCATGTGCTGCCTCGTTTGCATGTGTTTATGTCGCAGCATCCGCAACTGAAGGTGGACATCATTCTGGATGACCGCCCGGTGGATCTGATCGCCGAAGGCATTGATGTGGCGTTGCGGCTGGGTGAGATGAAAGACTCCAGGTTGACCGCCCGGAAGATCGGCTCGGCGCCGATGCGGTTGCTGGCCACGCCGGCGTATTTCGCCGCCCGCGGCACACCGGCTTCGCCCGAGGCGCTGGAAAACCATGACGCCGTGATCTACCTGCAGGCCGATGCGCCGGGCAACTGGTTGTTTCGTCGGGATGACCGGCAGTGTCTGGTCACGCTGTCGGGACGCATCCGCACCAGCGCGGCGGAAGGGGTACGGGAAGCGGTGCTGGCGGGCAATGGCCTGACGGTGGCGTCGGCGTGGATGTTTGCGCCGGAGTTGACGAGCGGCGCGGTGACGACGGCGCTGACCGACTGGCATATCGGCGTGATGGATCTGTGGGCGGTTTACCCCGGCGGCCGGTTAACGTCGGCCCGCGCCCGGGCGTTTACCGAGTTTGTGCTCTGCCATCTGCCTGTGCCTGCCTGA
- a CDS encoding iron-containing redox enzyme family protein, giving the protein MSFYQQLQSATSTSQQLMMSAPVIDACRQGTITGDMYIAFLTQAYHHVSYTVPLLMAASGRLPRHQAWVREAIEEYINAEYDHKASILHTIRACGGETETLSQNASAQWIELMAAYLYDQIQRDNPMSIFGLIHVLEGIQANIASEMVRQIEAEQGLPVSAISGLQAQALADKTCPNVFAALMDNISDDADQTAIIHAAHVVYQLYGDMLRSLTEH; this is encoded by the coding sequence ATGAGTTTTTACCAGCAACTGCAATCCGCAACATCAACATCGCAACAACTGATGATGTCCGCTCCGGTCATTGACGCCTGCCGTCAGGGAACCATCACCGGGGACATGTACATCGCCTTTCTGACGCAGGCCTACCACCACGTCAGTTATACCGTACCGCTGCTGATGGCGGCGAGCGGCCGTCTCCCCCGGCATCAGGCGTGGGTGCGTGAAGCCATTGAGGAGTACATTAACGCCGAGTACGACCACAAGGCCTCGATTCTCCACACGATTCGCGCCTGCGGCGGCGAAACGGAAACCCTGAGCCAGAACGCCTCCGCTCAGTGGATTGAACTGATGGCGGCGTACCTTTATGACCAGATCCAGCGTGACAACCCGATGAGCATCTTCGGCCTGATACACGTACTGGAAGGTATCCAAGCCAACATCGCGTCCGAGATGGTCAGGCAGATAGAAGCGGAGCAGGGCCTGCCTGTCAGCGCCATCAGCGGCCTGCAGGCGCAGGCTCTGGCGGATAAGACATGCCCGAACGTCTTCGCCGCCCTGATGGACAACATCAGCGATGACGCCGATCAGACCGCGATTATTCATGCCGCTCACGTGGTTTATCAGCTGTACGGCGATATGCTGCGCAGCCTCACGGAGCACTAA
- a CDS encoding SDR family oxidoreductase, whose protein sequence is MKLKNKRILLTGASSSTGQELALSLAARGARLYLVGRNEKALLALQNRLPDAGHHNILLADLYDEQDRDALAECFPENARLDVLINNTDTSTFGLFEEQSHDVIRRQLALNTEVPMLLTHSLLDCISTPGIIMNIGSTLDGIGYPGYSAYCASKFALRGFSEALHRELSSKGIKVLHLAPRAIDTGRNAPKTHALTQALGYHSDNPAWVADQVVNALEQETVRRWLGWPEKLFVRLNALVPAVVDNAIRRQLAAIQHYAKTQKK, encoded by the coding sequence ATGAAGCTAAAAAATAAACGTATCCTTCTGACGGGCGCCAGCAGCAGTACCGGCCAAGAACTGGCGTTGTCGCTGGCCGCCAGAGGCGCCAGGCTGTATCTGGTCGGTCGCAATGAAAAGGCGCTGCTGGCGTTACAGAATCGGTTACCCGACGCCGGTCATCATAATATTTTGCTGGCGGATCTCTATGACGAACAGGATCGCGACGCGCTGGCGGAGTGTTTCCCGGAAAACGCCAGGCTGGACGTGCTGATTAACAACACAGACACATCGACCTTCGGCCTGTTTGAAGAACAGAGCCACGACGTCATCCGTCGGCAGCTCGCCCTTAATACCGAAGTACCCATGCTGCTGACTCACTCCTTGCTCGACTGCATCAGCACGCCCGGTATCATCATGAATATCGGCTCCACCCTGGACGGGATCGGCTATCCGGGATACAGCGCCTATTGCGCCAGCAAATTTGCCTTACGCGGATTCAGCGAAGCGCTGCATCGCGAATTGTCATCTAAAGGGATTAAAGTACTGCATCTGGCTCCCAGAGCCATCGATACCGGCCGTAACGCCCCGAAGACCCATGCTCTGACCCAAGCGCTGGGCTACCACAGCGACAACCCAGCCTGGGTGGCGGATCAGGTGGTCAACGCGCTGGAGCAGGAAACCGTGCGTCGTTGGCTGGGTTGGCCGGAAAAACTCTTCGTGCGGCTTAATGCGCTGGTGCCTGCCGTGGTGGATAATGCCATCCGTCGTCAGCTTGCCGCTATCCAGCATTATGCAAAGACGCAGAAAAAATAG
- a CDS encoding tetratricopeptide repeat protein has translation MILRSTLLLLSGLLTVNMGHASDMSMDIHRQWSVCQYKTLASRKEECFAALSQQAQEQAESHPARADYLIWSAMVDSSWAGVKDGMEALNLAGQAKSTLEKAIALDPHALNGAAYTILGVLYYQVPGWPLGFGDEKKAEQYLKTALKMNPANIDANFFYGDFLLKAGRKSEARQYLTAALNAAPRPGREIADLGRRAEAGKALVQLKY, from the coding sequence ATGATTCTCCGATCGACGCTGTTATTGCTCAGCGGGCTGCTGACGGTCAACATGGGTCATGCCAGCGATATGTCGATGGATATCCACCGGCAATGGTCAGTCTGCCAGTACAAGACGCTGGCATCCCGTAAAGAGGAGTGTTTCGCCGCCTTGAGCCAGCAGGCGCAGGAGCAGGCGGAAAGCCACCCTGCCCGCGCGGATTATCTGATCTGGTCGGCAATGGTGGACAGCAGCTGGGCTGGCGTCAAAGACGGCATGGAAGCGCTCAATCTTGCCGGACAGGCCAAGAGTACGCTGGAAAAGGCCATCGCCCTTGATCCGCATGCGCTAAACGGCGCGGCTTACACCATCCTTGGCGTGCTCTATTATCAGGTGCCTGGCTGGCCGCTGGGGTTTGGCGATGAAAAAAAAGCGGAGCAGTACCTGAAAACCGCGCTGAAAATGAACCCTGCCAACATTGATGCAAACTTCTTTTACGGCGACTTTTTGCTGAAAGCGGGACGCAAGAGCGAAGCCAGACAATACCTGACCGCTGCACTGAATGCCGCGCCCCGCCCGGGACGCGAAATCGCCGATCTGGGTCGCCGCGCGGAAGCCGGAAAGGCGTTGGTGCAACTGAAATATTGA
- the eptB gene encoding kdo(2)-lipid A phosphoethanolamine 7''-transferase → MKSLLALSQSTLSWLLAIYIGFFLNLPVFYRRVDAFPFFTENPVAKYIPLLVESMACILFTFFLMRLLSLGGRRFFRVMASLLVLISVAASYYMTFFNVVIGYGIIASVMTTDIDLSKEVVGLFFVLWVVVLGIPPVFLIWKNRLQQTLIEQLRTSGRRHIALLGLVASAALVWLPLRYLAQINTSAEKLSNQDLPSYGGVVAHSYLPANWLSAFGLFAYARYDENQDDDELIDPSKQFTYQAPPGIDDTYVVFIIGETTRWDHMGLLGYERDTTPQLAKEKNLLAFRGQSCDTSTKLSMRCMFVREGGTSDNPQRTLREKNIFAVMKSLGFSSELFAMQSEVWFYNNIQADNYAFREMIASEKRNEGKPVDDMLLVDEMSQSLMRYPNGKHLVVLHTKGSHYLYSMRYPRSYARYQPECMGVDASCSREQLINAFDNSVLYTDAVIKRVIDQLRDKKALLVYASDHGESIDDNYHLHGTPRQMAPPEQFRSPIMLWASDKYLAQPRNQQAFEQLRAQQQQGKVLRHEEIFDSMLGCLGYTSPDGGIQEKNNWCNAPGRG, encoded by the coding sequence ATGAAATCCCTGCTGGCATTGTCACAATCTACATTATCCTGGTTGCTGGCAATCTATATTGGCTTTTTTTTGAATCTGCCGGTTTTTTACCGGCGTGTAGATGCATTCCCGTTTTTTACTGAAAATCCGGTCGCCAAATATATTCCCCTGCTGGTGGAATCGATGGCTTGCATTCTGTTTACTTTTTTCCTGATGCGGCTTCTGTCGCTCGGCGGACGCCGTTTTTTTCGTGTTATGGCGTCATTGCTGGTATTGATTTCAGTGGCCGCCAGCTACTACATGACTTTTTTTAATGTCGTGATTGGCTATGGCATTATCGCCTCGGTAATGACCACGGATATTGATTTATCCAAAGAGGTGGTGGGGCTGTTTTTTGTGCTGTGGGTCGTGGTGCTCGGTATCCCACCCGTGTTTCTCATCTGGAAAAACCGCCTGCAGCAAACGCTGATCGAACAATTGCGTACTTCGGGACGCCGACATATCGCGCTGTTGGGGCTGGTGGCGTCTGCCGCACTGGTATGGTTGCCGCTACGCTATCTGGCTCAGATAAATACCTCGGCGGAGAAGCTGTCTAATCAGGATTTACCAAGTTACGGCGGGGTGGTGGCTCATTCTTATCTGCCGGCCAACTGGTTATCGGCATTCGGTTTGTTTGCCTATGCCCGTTATGATGAAAATCAAGATGACGACGAGCTCATTGATCCCAGCAAGCAGTTTACCTATCAGGCTCCGCCGGGAATCGATGACACTTACGTCGTCTTCATCATCGGTGAAACCACCCGTTGGGACCATATGGGGCTGCTGGGCTACGAGCGTGATACTACGCCGCAGCTGGCGAAGGAAAAGAATTTGCTGGCGTTTCGCGGTCAGTCCTGCGACACCTCCACCAAACTGTCGATGCGTTGCATGTTCGTGCGGGAAGGCGGCACCTCCGATAATCCGCAACGTACGCTGCGGGAAAAAAATATCTTTGCCGTCATGAAGTCGCTGGGGTTCTCGTCCGAACTGTTCGCGATGCAGAGCGAGGTCTGGTTCTATAACAACATTCAGGCTGACAATTACGCCTTTCGTGAAATGATTGCCTCGGAAAAGCGTAATGAGGGTAAACCGGTGGACGACATGCTGCTGGTCGATGAAATGTCGCAGTCGCTGATGCGTTACCCTAACGGCAAGCACCTGGTGGTGCTGCACACCAAAGGTTCCCACTATCTGTACTCGATGCGCTATCCGCGCAGCTATGCCCGTTATCAGCCGGAATGTATGGGCGTGGATGCGTCCTGCTCCCGTGAACAGTTGATCAATGCCTTCGATAACAGCGTGTTGTATACCGATGCCGTTATCAAACGGGTTATTGACCAATTGCGCGACAAGAAGGCGCTGCTGGTGTATGCCTCCGACCACGGTGAATCGATTGACGACAACTACCATTTGCATGGCACGCCGCGTCAGATGGCGCCGCCGGAGCAGTTCCGTTCGCCGATTATGCTGTGGGCTTCGGACAAGTATCTGGCGCAGCCGCGTAATCAACAGGCGTTTGAGCAACTGCGGGCGCAACAGCAACAAGGAAAGGTACTGCGGCATGAGGAGATTTTCGACTCCATGCTGGGGTGTCTGGGATATACCTCGCCGGATGGCGGCATTCAGGAAAAAAATAACTGGTGCAATGCGCCGGGGCGCGGATAA
- the ligB gene encoding NAD-dependent DNA ligase LigB: MRYRYALAAVLFVVSGLADAASCPAWSSARAEQEITQLGQQLTQWDNAYYEQGQSPVDDQVYDQLRQTLATWQVCFQTDAGRFAISLPTTGKRPHPVAHTGLKKLSEPAELKQWIAQHHDLWVQPKIDGVAVTLVYEQGTLFAAISRGNGRQGEDWTDKVRQMNTVPQQLSGMPGRQVFQGELYLQVAGHRQQQVGGINARAQVAGEMRRKQPSPLLSRIGVFIWAWPDGPADMPARLVKLRALGFGLTADYTQSVSSLEAAAQWRERWYRAPLPFVTDGVVVRQAREPAGRYWQDTPAEWAVAWKYPLVNRVTEVTGVDVEVGRTGRMTVVLQLQPVILDDKTVSRVNLGSVSRWRQWDVLPGDRVSVSLAGLGIPRLDAVVWRGAVREAITVPTVSPFDVFSCLQWSLECQPQFLARLVWMSGRNGLSLSGISEATWRRLTQRGALADVVSWLALEPAQLAAAGDFGEQQTERIHRQFQQARRQPLRNWLLALGLPVPSRARHALDAASFEQLQQRSAAEWQQFSGIGVRRAQRIRDFLHHPDIVRQLVWLNEHGVKS; encoded by the coding sequence ATGCGATATCGATACGCGCTGGCTGCGGTGCTGTTTGTTGTGAGCGGACTGGCCGATGCGGCGTCTTGCCCGGCATGGTCGTCGGCGCGGGCTGAACAGGAGATCACCCAACTGGGGCAGCAACTGACGCAGTGGGACAACGCTTATTACGAGCAGGGCCAAAGCCCGGTGGACGATCAGGTTTACGATCAACTGCGTCAAACGCTGGCGACCTGGCAAGTCTGTTTTCAGACGGATGCCGGACGTTTTGCGATCAGTCTGCCGACCACCGGCAAGCGGCCGCATCCGGTGGCGCACACCGGTCTGAAAAAGCTGTCGGAGCCGGCCGAACTGAAACAGTGGATCGCGCAACATCATGATTTGTGGGTACAGCCCAAGATCGATGGCGTGGCGGTGACGCTGGTGTACGAGCAAGGGACGCTGTTTGCCGCCATCAGTCGCGGCAATGGTCGCCAGGGCGAGGACTGGACCGACAAAGTGCGTCAGATGAATACGGTGCCACAGCAACTTTCCGGCATGCCTGGCCGTCAGGTCTTTCAGGGAGAATTGTATTTACAGGTGGCGGGCCACCGTCAGCAGCAGGTCGGCGGCATCAACGCGCGAGCGCAGGTGGCGGGTGAAATGCGGCGAAAACAGCCTTCGCCGCTGCTGTCCCGCATTGGCGTATTTATTTGGGCCTGGCCGGACGGCCCGGCGGACATGCCGGCGAGACTGGTGAAATTACGGGCGCTGGGGTTTGGGCTGACGGCGGATTACACGCAATCCGTTTCCTCGCTGGAGGCGGCGGCGCAGTGGCGTGAACGCTGGTATCGTGCGCCACTGCCGTTTGTGACCGATGGTGTGGTCGTGCGTCAGGCGCGAGAACCTGCCGGGCGTTACTGGCAAGACACCCCGGCGGAGTGGGCGGTGGCCTGGAAATACCCATTGGTGAACCGGGTGACGGAAGTCACCGGTGTCGATGTTGAGGTGGGGCGCACCGGCAGAATGACCGTGGTGTTGCAATTGCAGCCGGTAATACTCGATGACAAAACCGTTAGTCGGGTCAATCTCGGTTCGGTATCCCGATGGCGGCAATGGGATGTGCTGCCGGGTGATCGGGTCAGCGTCAGTCTGGCTGGGTTGGGGATTCCCCGGCTGGACGCTGTGGTCTGGCGCGGCGCGGTTCGTGAAGCGATAACCGTCCCGACAGTGTCGCCTTTTGATGTTTTCAGTTGTTTGCAATGGAGCCTGGAATGCCAGCCACAGTTTCTGGCCCGACTGGTATGGATGAGCGGGCGCAACGGGTTGTCGCTTAGCGGCATCAGTGAGGCCACCTGGCGGCGTCTGACACAACGCGGCGCGCTGGCCGATGTGGTGTCCTGGCTGGCGCTTGAACCGGCGCAGCTGGCGGCGGCCGGTGATTTCGGCGAACAACAGACGGAACGGATTCATCGCCAGTTTCAGCAGGCGCGCCGCCAGCCGTTGCGAAACTGGTTACTGGCGTTAGGGCTGCCGGTGCCATCCCGCGCCCGGCACGCACTGGATGCTGCATCGTTCGAGCAATTGCAGCAGCGTTCTGCGGCAGAATGGCAGCAGTTTTCCGGTATTGGCGTTCGTCGGGCGCAGCGCATTCGAGACTTTCTGCACCACCCCGATATCGTCAGGCAACTGGTATGGCTCAATGAACACGGCGTGAAATCATGA
- the gmk gene encoding guanylate kinase, translating into MAQGTLYIVSAPSGAGKSSLIQALLKTQPLYDTQVSISHTTRAMRPGEVHGEHYFFVPVDEFKRMIEEDDFLEYAEVFGNYYGTSRAAIEQVLSTGVDVFLDIDWQGARQIRERMPQARSIFILPPSQEELERRLRGRGQDSEEVIARRMKQAVAEMSHYAEYDYLIVNDDFDLALLDLKTIIRAERLRLSRQKVRHDALITKLLAD; encoded by the coding sequence ATGGCTCAAGGCACGTTATACATTGTTTCCGCCCCCAGTGGAGCAGGGAAATCCAGCTTGATTCAGGCATTGCTGAAAACGCAGCCGTTGTATGACACCCAGGTTTCCATTTCGCACACCACCCGCGCCATGCGTCCCGGCGAAGTCCACGGCGAACACTACTTTTTCGTGCCGGTAGATGAATTCAAACGTATGATTGAAGAGGACGATTTTCTGGAATACGCCGAAGTTTTCGGCAATTATTACGGAACGTCCCGCGCGGCTATCGAGCAGGTGTTATCCACCGGTGTCGATGTCTTTCTGGATATCGACTGGCAGGGCGCCCGCCAGATCCGCGAGCGTATGCCGCAAGCCCGCAGCATCTTTATTCTGCCGCCTTCACAGGAAGAACTGGAGCGACGCCTGCGCGGTCGTGGTCAGGACAGTGAAGAGGTCATCGCCCGCCGGATGAAACAGGCGGTGGCGGAAATGAGTCATTACGCCGAATACGATTATCTGATTGTGAATGATGATTTCGATCTGGCGCTGCTGGATCTGAAAACCATCATTCGCGCTGAGCGCCTGCGACTGAGTCGTCAGAAAGTTCGACATGACGCTTTAATCACCAAACTATTGGCAGACTGA
- the rpoZ gene encoding DNA-directed RNA polymerase subunit omega, with product MARVTVQDAVEKIGNRFDLVLVAARRARQLQVGGKDPLVPEENDKYTVIALREIEESLINGQILDTRERQEQQEQEAAEIQAVTAIAEGRR from the coding sequence ATGGCACGCGTAACTGTTCAGGACGCTGTAGAAAAAATTGGTAACCGTTTTGACCTGGTGTTGGTCGCCGCTCGTCGCGCCCGTCAGCTCCAGGTAGGTGGCAAAGACCCGCTGGTTCCGGAAGAAAACGACAAGTACACCGTTATCGCTCTGCGCGAAATCGAAGAAAGTCTGATCAACGGCCAGATTCTGGATACCCGCGAACGCCAGGAACAGCAGGAGCAGGAAGCTGCGGAAATCCAGGCGGTTACCGCTATCGCTGAAGGTCGTCGTTAA